The Lactuca sativa cultivar Salinas chromosome 2, Lsat_Salinas_v11, whole genome shotgun sequence genome includes the window taacagaccgggacaggataacccgttaaaaattcataacttcttcatccgacatccgtttttgtcagactttttaccgttgtactacaaatgacgagaccttcaattctcgtttaggttgtgtcggataaaaatcactcgatctaaaattcaagtttttagctgtctactgttaagctgaaacttcgaaaaatcataacttccttatacgaagtcagattttggcgttctttatatgaaagttgattattttcacgagttctacaactttcatttacatcactaaggctaaaaattagtttatcgaaaactaaatttttacgcgacaaagtattttccggatttatcacggatcttcgtttggtcataacttctttgttataactcgaatttcgactaggttttcgcctaaatgtttctaatgagattttctacaactttcaataataaaattttacttattccaaattttatattttcgctatatttcactatttggctattaattggaatctcataagacttctaatattttatgagtgattctaaacatagttttacttcatttctagtaaaaaccatctgttagaactcaacactcaattttattcacttttaataataacaatacacaatttcagaATGTGTATGTTACATTCATCTTTGCACCAACTGTGAGGCTGTGGAGGGATTTATCTACGAAAGAACAAAACGTCGCCCGCAACAATTTTTGTATACCTTGTCGGAAACCCAGGAAAGGATGGTTGGAGAGGATGAGGAGGGaggaatgagagagagagagagagagagatggatataaattttttttaataatattaaaataagaaagtaattaaattttttatttcaagGGTGTATTTGTCATTCTAGATTGGGTGTGGACCAAATCCACAAAAACTTAAATTTAGGAGGGACTAAATCCACAAAAAGTTTTCTGTTTTGGACCATTGGTGCAAGTTGTAAACTTTTTGGACTCCATCCACAGTTTTTCGCAAAAcacagggaccaaatttgcaatttaGTCGTAAACATAAaacatgaaaaagttttttgcatTGTAGCACAACAAAGTTTGGTTAATTTACACATTTAGTCACTCAACTTTTTTTTTGTGCTCAATTGGTCTTTAACGTTAGGAAATACCGGTTGATTAAGGGTTTGGGGGAAATTGTATCTGGTTTACGGCTGAAATACTGACAATGGCTTGACATATCAATATGGGGTTTCTGCCACCGTATCACAACAAAGTTTGATGAATTTACACATTTAGTTACTCAAGTAACCGACTGTTTTTGTATTAGGTCATATAATGGTGTAATTGATAGGTAAAATTCAACTTTAATGATCTATTAGGTACAAAAAAATACTTGaatgactaaatgtgtaaatTCGCCAAACTTTGTTGTGCTACGGTGCCAAAAACCCAACATGCCCACCTGACAAGGTTTATCGTATTGATCTGTCTCAATAACCACTTACACATATAAATTACCATAACACTCTAAGACTAAGGAGAATGGTAACACTGCTAGCACTTTGCCACATCAGTTTTTTGAGTGTCACCTCATTTTTCTCCATCTAACACCTAATCTTAGCATTTGGTAGGTAGGTAGGGAGTGGTAACACTCCTAATATTTCGTAAAATATTAGataaaaaatgttatttatttatttttttaatttaaattagaTTGCAATCCCGCCAATTCCTTTTCCACCAATCACATTGCACAATTCATTTCGCTCTCTTGTCGCCAAGATTGCAATGAGTCGGAGGTAGCGAGCCCCCTAGCGAGCGCTAGGGGCGGTGTTCTAGTGTTTTTGGCGAGCTTGACGACCGGAAGTAACGAGCCCACTCCGTTTACTCTAAGTACTTCAGAATCTTATTGTCTGCAAGAACTTAGACTTGATTACTATAATCCTAACTTGCTCCTTATCTCCACCTATAAATTTTAATAGTAATACTTGTCAACTATTTCCAGTGTTACACTACATCCATTTCAACTCAATAGAGGTAATCCGGAAATATCCAACTTTAGTAATTTCATTGGAACGTAGCATCTTTGAAAACCACTAGGCGCATTTGGTACACATAATGTTTTTGGAATGAATGTAATCTTTAAAAGgaattagaatatgaaggaattaaaatatgaatgaatTTGAAATCAGATATGCATTTGGTTGACATGGAGTGAAATTTGTTTTTCCTGCCTTGGTTTGCATATTTGTTAAAGAAATTTGAACGTAAATTATATAATGTGATCAAAATactatttttattgatttttgtaacttattgTTATAAAACGATAAACATttcatttaattaaaaatttcatttattaaaCCCTTATCCGCTAAAACCAATGTTTTTATTGAATTTGCATGTACTATATATAGTAAAAAACAGCTTtacaaaacaaaaatatataattatacttGATAAAAACAGTTAATAGATATCTTGCTTTTAGGCTAGATCTAAGGACTTAATCAGTAGTTGGGTGCAAGTTCAAAGAgttaaagaaagaaaaaataaacATATGTATGTATACGTGTAGGTCTAGGTATAGATGTGGGCCAATGGTTGGCATAGGTATTGTCATAGGCTTATGGATATGGGAATAAACATGTGGGTATAGGTGTGGCTAAAGGTGGTGGGGGTGTGTATGTGTGGATGTGGGTGTGGGTATGGGTATGGGGATGTGGATGTGGATGTGGTAGGGTATGGTGAGTGAGGGTAAGTATAGGTGTGTGGTTGTGGGTATGGGGTAAGGATGAGTGGTGTGGGTGTAGGTTTTGGGTGGATGGTTGGTTGGGGATAAAGGTGTGGTGGATATGTAGGAGTAGAGGTGGGCGTGAGCATAGACGTGCgtgtgtgggtgtgtagtgaTGGGTAGGTAGTGTGGGTAGGAGTAGGGTTAGGCGGGTGGGTAGGGTGTAGGAGAGATGACGATGACTTCATTTCACTTTGTGAATCATGGGTAAAATCGTGGGTGAGAGTAGGTGGTGTGGCTTTACAAAGCTCCTTCCAAAATTTGTTTAAGAAGATAGCTATAAACTAGAATATCGTTAGGATATTCGATTTTTAAACCATTCCTCATGATATTTGTTATAGGATAAGATGTGGTGAATGCGAAGGTTGTATGATAGGCTTTACAAAACTCCTTCCAAAATTTGTTTAAGAAGATAGGGTCTCTCTCCGAAATGATTTTAGTAGGAAACTCATACAGATTTGACACATTGTCGAGGAAGCTTTAAGCGATGACATAAGCACTATAGGGATGTTTTAAACCCATAAAGTGACCATATTTGCTTAGTTTGTCTACCACCaagaagatgatcataaaacccatAGATTTGTGCAACCTTTATATAAATCCATTGAAACTACTTCCCAGAATACGCTTGGAATTTTCAGTGTTGTAACACCCTCTTACATGGCCCATATATTTGGCATGTCTCCTAGCAAAATTGCATTGGGATAATTTATCAAACAAGGTGTGTGATTTCAATACACCCAAGACACCTTTTAAATGCTTAGAATGGTCACTCCAACTTTTACTATAAACTAGAATACCGTCAAAGAATGCTATAACAAATATCCTGAGGAATGGTTTAAAAATTGAATTCATTAAGGTGGTGTTTGTTTTGGAAGAGGTAAATCGccttctgttttttttttcttcatgtcTACGGAATAAGATGTGaaccaaatgttttttttttcatgtctttagtcattcataaaaaaaattgtttgttttttaaaatcttttatgaaaaaattgattGGTTGGTGTTGGTGTTGATGGTAGTGGAAGAGGTAGGAGTGAGGTGGGTGGCAGAGGTGGCGGTGGCAGAGGTGGTGGCGACAGTGGCGGTGGTGGTAGTAAGGAAGGTGGCGCTGGTGGCTATGGCAACGGTGGTGGTGACAGTGGCGACGACGGCAGTGGAGGTGGTGAAAAAAATATCAATTAGGATTAGAACCTAGAAAATGTATTCCTAACTTGGAAGCTATTTTTTTGTACTATCCAACATTTCTTGCACCATTTCTTCAATAACATATTTATGTAAAGCTCATACCACTCATAAGCACAAGCTTGAATCAATGGAAAAATTAAGGTAAGTTAGTATAAGCAAGATAAACGCTCTTCTGGGGTTTTCTATTTCATCAAAAAGAGAGTTATGGTTCCTTCTGTATACTCATTATCTCACCatcaatataaaagcatatattTACCAATAGGATAAGAGCCATCTGTTCACAAAAtaagaaatttaaaataaatcttatttaatttCCAATAATGACATCGTATAAGAAATCAGTAGCTTGAAGAGGGTTAAAGATTTATGGTTTTTGGGTGTTTAAGCCTTCACCACTGTTTTCCCTGCCATGCCTTGCGCTGCCTCCTTCCACCTTCAACCACCTACAAACACAATCGCTATAACATGGATTTATTTCTAATCTACTGTTTGGACCACCACGACCACTGTTACACCATCGtcacacctctctctctctagggTATACCTATTTTTTACCTTTTACTTTTTGAATGTCAGTTTTCCACTCGCTCACTTTTTGTTACCAAAAGACATTAAATGGTTATCTTTCATTACTTTTCActatcttcattttttttttattttttttaaaaatatattttatataaatattatattcgtTTTCTAGGGAattaaaaaccataaattttaatatattttttataatttttaagtatatatttaatttaataaatgttaaaaattttgaaaaaaaaaaagctaatttaatgaatgttaaaaaaaccgaaaataaaaataaaaaaagggtGACTAATGACATGAGGCTAGAGGGCGGGGTAGCTCCCCGCACCCCTAAACCGCGGTCACGATATTATGTTTCCGGCCGCAGTTTATTTCCTACACCTCCTTCTCTGCTACATACCCTCCGGCCTGATAAAAAACCTACATCTAGATACCACCAccacaaaccctaatccacgatCTGAGGTGAAAACACTtacatttcttcatttttctGTTATATGCTTATTTATTGGATTTTGaaatttttagttttaatatGTTGTAGGTTGAGTAAGTTGTAGAAGGAGAAGAAAACAAGCTTTGATTaagagctctctctctctctcatatgttTTGAGTCATAGTCTCATAGATATGTGAATGTTTGACCCATCAAATAGATGAATTAACGTTGATGCCAAAtgtgttagttttttttttttaatatattttttagatTGGAATATTTAAAACAAATGTGATCTGTTTATTTATTTTGGCATAAGTGCATTGTTGTATAGGTAGATTTTTCACTACTATAGAGTTTTTAATGTTTAAATTCCAAAGTAATATGTTATAATCAGGTAAATTTTCCAAGTACAATGCCTTGAAGGAATCTTGTTTTGAAAGTAGAATGTTGTAATGAAATCGATTTCTACTTTTACAAGTTAAAAGCTGCACATGAAACAGATTTTAAGAGTAAAATGATATGACTCTATGTTTTCAGTGTTTTATGAAGCAGATTTTAAGATGCTTAACAAAAAACACAAGGCTTCTATTTATATTCTACAGACATAACATATAAAATGACCTAAAAACCCTTGACCCTTGCATTAGCTTGTTTGACCACAGCTAATCAGCCTTCACCAGTGGATTTTACCTCTATAATCCTTACCTTATATGAAGTACACACCATGTTAATTAGGAACAAATTAATTTGTGAAAGGGATGcattttgtattttgtattttaTATCATCCTACTTCTAATACAACACTATACTTTCATTTTTATCTTTTTAGGGCATTATAATATGATTCTGTcataaattaataaatgaaaatctgtTGCCAATTCTTGCACTTACTACTAATTAATTTGGCAGCTTAAACGATAAGGAGGTTGGGTATTTGAATATCATCTTCTCAAATCATGAAACTTCGTTAGTAGAGAGTGATTTGTTTTGACACTTTGAACCAGCATCAATAGTTTTCTAATAATACTAATAAATATTACTCCtatttaaaactttttttaaGATGCCGAGTGTGCGTGTCATATGCAATCATCTATTTTAATATACTTCCTGTGATTTGGTAGCAACTCAAACTGTTTATTTTCTCAAACTTATTTTCGTTCTGTTCAAATCTTTTGAAATGTTTacaattttattttactttttgcTAATGTATATGTAAAGAACATTTATTTATCATGCGTGAAATCTGACATGAACGAAGACTTTACGGACACTATTATCATATCATGCGTCAAATTGTGATGCTTGGGAAGAAGGTTCAATAAAGGATTCTCATGATGAACGAGAGGCAACGGTTTGCTCAGCTCTTGAGGGTTTGCTCAAAGAATTTGTTTTTAGATCAAGGATTGCAGGTTCATACCACAGTTGTGAAATCGGGTTATGGGTTTGATATGATGATAAACAATGACCTTATAGATATGTATGGAAAATGTGGCAGGGTCGAGATGGCATGTAAAGTGTTTGATAGAATGCTTCAAAGAAACGTTGTTTCTTGGACGTCTCTTATGTGTGGGTACCTAAATCAAGGCAATGCCAAAAGCTCATTATTACTCTTAAGTCGAATGGGAAGTTCCATGGTTAAACCGAATGAGTTCACATTTTCTACCAACTTTAAAGCTTGTGGATTCGTAGGTGTTCCCGAGAATGGGATGCAGGTTCATGGCTGGTGCTGTAAAACGGGCTTTGAATGGTTCCCAGTGGTGGGAAATTCTTTGATAGACATGTATTCAAAATGTGGGAGAATCGAGGCTGCATCTCAGGTGTTCGATGAAGTGCCTGAGAGAAGTCTGATAACTTGGAATGCAATGATATCAGGATATGCAGTCGGACACATGGGTGACAAATCCTTGGATTTATTCAAGGAGATGCAGATACAAGGAAAAAACCCCGATGGGTTTACTTTCACAAGCACTTTGAAAGCTTGTGCTGGTCTTGGAGAATTGGAGGCTGGGAGACAAATCCACGGGTTTCTAATTTCAATGGGTTTTCTTTTGTCACAACAAACAATCGTTGCAGGTTCACTTATTGATTTGTATGCAAAATGTGGGTCTTTACGTGATGCACAGAAGGTGTTTGATCAAGTCGAAAGAAAGAGTGTCATCTCCTGGACAACGCTAGTTGTAGGCTATGCTCAAGAAGGAAACTTGTCAAAAGCTATGGAGTCATATAGTGCACTTAGAAAGAGCAGCTTTCCTATTGACGGGTTTGTTCTCTCCAGCGTGATGGCAGTGTTCGCTGATTTTGCTCTTCTTGAACAAGGTAAGCAAATGCACGCTTACATAACCAAAGTCCCATTCGGTCTAGACATCTCTGTGGCAAATTCAGTGATGGATATGTATCTGAAGTGTGGTGTAACAGAAGATGCAGATAAGGTGTTTGAAGAAATGCCTAAGAGAAACGTGGTATCTTGGACAATCATGATAACAGGATATGGAAAACATGGACTTGGTGAACAAGCGATTAACATCTTTGAGAACATGAAATCAGAAAACATTTCACCTGATGGAGTAACTTACTTGGCCATACTCTCATCTTGTAGCCACTCTGGTTTAGTTGAGAAAAGTCAACAATACTTTTCAAGATTACTCAACGACCCCAAAATCAAACCGAATGTGGAGCATTATGCTTGCATGGTTGATCTTCTTGGTAGGTCTGGTCGTTTAAAAGAAGCAAGAAATCTTATCAAGAACATGCCCGTGAAGCCTAATTCAGGTATCTGGCAGACATTGCTTAGTGCTTGTAAACTACACAAAGATTTGGAAATGGGACGTGAAGTTGGTGAAATTCTTATGAAAATGGATGATGTAAGTGTTGTAAACTATGTCATGATGTCAAGCATCTATGCGAATGCGGGTTTATGGAAAGAGAGTGAAAAGGTTAGAAAGTCGGTCAAAGTGAAGGGGTTAAATAAAGTAGGTGGTCAAAGTTGGGTGGAGATTGATAAATCGATTCACTTTTTCTACAATGGAGATGAGAGGCATCCATTGACATCAAGAATCCATGAAAAGTTGAAGGAAATGGAAAAGAGATTGAAGGAGGAAGTGCAATTTGCTTATGAAGTTAGGTTTTCATTGCATGATGTGGAGGAGGAATCGAGGGAAGAGAGTTTGAGGGTTCATAGTGAGAAGTTGGCTATCGGGCTTTTTTTGGTTCATAATGATGGGATTGAAAAGGAGAGGGGTTGTATTCGGATTTTTAAAAACTTGAGGGTTTGTGGCGATTGTCACGAGTTTATAAAGGGGTTGTCAAAGAtattaaccaaagtgtttttagTTAGAGATGCTAATAGGTTTCATAAATTTGAAAATGGTGAGTGTTCTTGTGGAGATTATTGGTGACTTAATCAAACATTGTTTACATAACGTGAACCGAAAACAAGAATTGTCATATGCATTCCCCAAGATTGTTAGGTGATGTTTATTGTATTGGGGGCATTATTGTCATTTCATATCAACTTGTCTTCATCAGGTAAATTCTCACAAGAGCATTGGGACTTCGTGACATATCATGTTGCATGAGTGATATAAAAATTGTTACTGCAAAAATGTTATTTGTTTAGTAATTTGGAATCACATCATTGTGCAGATTCATTTGGAAGAAGTTTCCAAGACAAGCACATGATGTGTATTTAGGTGATACTGAA containing:
- the LOC111901475 gene encoding putative pentatricopeptide repeat-containing protein At3g15130, which encodes MMNERQRFAQLLRVCSKNLFLDQGLQVHTTVVKSGYGFDMMINNDLIDMYGKCGRVEMACKVFDRMLQRNVVSWTSLMCGYLNQGNAKSSLLLLSRMGSSMVKPNEFTFSTNFKACGFVGVPENGMQVHGWCCKTGFEWFPVVGNSLIDMYSKCGRIEAASQVFDEVPERSLITWNAMISGYAVGHMGDKSLDLFKEMQIQGKNPDGFTFTSTLKACAGLGELEAGRQIHGFLISMGFLLSQQTIVAGSLIDLYAKCGSLRDAQKVFDQVERKSVISWTTLVVGYAQEGNLSKAMESYSALRKSSFPIDGFVLSSVMAVFADFALLEQGKQMHAYITKVPFGLDISVANSVMDMYLKCGVTEDADKVFEEMPKRNVVSWTIMITGYGKHGLGEQAINIFENMKSENISPDGVTYLAILSSCSHSGLVEKSQQYFSRLLNDPKIKPNVEHYACMVDLLGRSGRLKEARNLIKNMPVKPNSGIWQTLLSACKLHKDLEMGREVGEILMKMDDVSVVNYVMMSSIYANAGLWKESEKVRKSVKVKGLNKVGGQSWVEIDKSIHFFYNGDERHPLTSRIHEKLKEMEKRLKEEVQFAYEVRFSLHDVEEESREESLRVHSEKLAIGLFLVHNDGIEKERGCIRIFKNLRVCGDCHEFIKGLSKILTKVFLVRDANRFHKFENGECSCGDYW